The Mytilus galloprovincialis chromosome 2, xbMytGall1.hap1.1, whole genome shotgun sequence genome has a window encoding:
- the LOC143065183 gene encoding integrin alpha-9-like isoform X1, with protein sequence MWKTYISCCSFVIIFHFISDVLSFNLNIDLAKTFQGNPSGYFGYTTDFLLTRESPPKKWILVGAPTSQDKFQTNVNKPGALFKCDPNGISSSCEQIEIGRGGNVEDTDYAGNQIYHGKDNGWLGGSLAVGDAVLICAPRWQNNIETLENQSPLSHMNGICYEIPRVLDTFTIGKYPFLSKDKDQRTLNESHYYYHYMHGMMGMSAQYTGDTDEIMLIGAPGLRDASGGLVEFGNNVVKIASESYDQERNNDYFGYALTSGKFLGDGANYIALGGPRGNSGTGQVKIVKLVNTSYYEVKAIVNGVEPGSYFGSVLCAVDVDNTKNSDVLVVGAPFYGNLTQINIDVNNINEDEGKVYVYGFDRTNGMFKELQQLSGSNTKNSRFGSAICSPGDINNDGALDIAIGAPFEEDGKGAIYIFNGYQGKFWHRPSQIIKASSINSNLKEFGMYLSQFNMDVDDNLYNDLVIGAPGSDSVVMLKSNPTISMEVSLKTSLINPVNVIQDDDERFAIQVCFKYTGDKSSPPDVIVNYTVFIDNSMTQQGIQERILAEDGSYTVAGDKKVIKGYEIPQCSNNYTVVIQKYRVKDIVTPVTFVVKYAIKHQSGTGLNCSTSPCPVISVFDAKRQVPDADFFIEERIETTFLLKSIVKFKKDCGTDNICETDMKLDVNPKYNYGKRDSLVRGPEAGFHLDVNVTNLRESSYGTLLKIDAPNYISYLKVKTHSVPPVRCSPRNIDETKSILECELSDLEQPFVTGRVDRFTIYFEARYAPVAVNNFDVNINLETKSEDINKSNNKKVLQMKVESFADIAFDGVGNPELFVTSKTKVDKVTHRFDFTNNGPSILESHKGSHSVFTVKYPSVVIDQKSILKVTELNFVVPSKTLYFDCGPSIIKTLVPVTSRLNSTLTYKLTQRNEAMENSLNYNCELGGCKMVECEISPLDVKAFVTIKLTYDMDVDILAKVKSRSSKVESLSVASIATASMQPNIGLTSPLSHSALAKTDVVPAEQKKESVEWWVVLLPIVLALIVLAIVIFVFWKFGFFKRKHLDEIANRKKSQKYVEPKSDEEKLIEENGKDKEKEALNETKEEGPPVDKNDSVCASDVQVWCTDL encoded by the exons GAAATGTTGAAGACACAGATTATGCTGGAAATCAGATTTACCATGGAAAAGATAACGGATGGCTAGGTGGTTCTCTCGCTGTTGGTGATGCTGTTTTG ATTTGTGCTCCAAGATGGCAAAATAACATTGAAACGCTTGAAAACCAAAGTCCTTTGTCCCACATGAATGGTATTTGCTATGAAATCCCAAGAGTTTTGGACACTTTTACCATAGGCAAATATCCATTCTTGTCAAAAGATAAAGATCAAAGAACCTTAAATGAGTCACATTATTATTACCATTATATGCATGGTATGATGGGAATGTCTGCACAATATACGGGAGAT actGATGAAATAATGTTGATTGGTGCACCAGGCTTACGTGATGCATCGG gtGGTCTTGTTGAATTTGGGAACAATGTGGTAAAAATAGCATCAGAATCATATGATCAGGAGAGAAACAATGATTATTTTG GTTATGCTCTAACATCAGGGAAGTTTTTAGGAGATGGTGCTAATTATATTGCTTTAGGTGGTCCACGAGGTAATAGTGGGACAGGACAG gTAAAAATTGTGAAGTTGGTAAATACTTCGTATTATGAAGTGAAAGCTATAGTCAATGGAGTAGAG CCAGGAAGTTATTTTGGGAGTGTGCTGTGTGCTGTTGATGTGGATAACACAAAGAATAGTGATGTTCTGGTTGTTGGAGCACCATTTTATGGTAACCTCACACAAATCAATATTGACGTAAATAATATCAACGAGGATGAAGGAAAAGTTTATGTGTATGGTTTTGATAGGACAAAT GGTATGTTCAAAGAATTGCAACAGCTGAGTGGATCTAACACTAAGAACTCCAGATTTGGCTCAGCTATTTGTAGTCCAGGAGATATTAACAATGATGGGGCTTTAG acaTTGCCATAGGAGCTCCATTTGAGGAGGATGGAAAAGGTGCTATATATATCTTTAACGGTTATCAAGGGAAATTCTGGCATCGACCATCACAGATAATAAAGGCTAGTTCAATAAACAGCAACCTGAAAGAGTTTGGAATGTATTTGTCACAGTTTAATATGGATGTGGATGATAATTTATACAATG ATCTGGTAATAGGAGCTCCAGGATCTGATAGTGTTGTTATGTTAAAATCTAATCCCACTATATCGATGGAAGTCAGTCTTAAAACTAGTCTTATTAATCCAGTTAATGTCATACAAGATGATGATGAGAGGTTTGCCATCCAAGTCTGTTTCAAATATACCGGAGATAAAAGTTCACCACCAGATGTCA TTGTGAACTACactgtttttattgacaacagtaTGACTCAACAAGGAATACAAGAAAGGATTCTAGCAGAAGATGGGAGTTATACTGTGGCAGGTGACAAGAAGGTCATCAAAGGTTATGAAATACCACAATGTTCTAATAATTATACAGTTGTAATACAG aaatATAGAGTAAAAGATATTGTGACCCCGGTGACCTTTGTTGTCAAATATGCCATTAAGCACCAATCAGGAACaggtttgaattgttctacaagTCCATGTCCAGTTATTAGTGTGTTTGATGCTAAGAGACAGGTTCCTGATGCAGATTTCTTCATAGAAGAG AGGATTGAAACTACATTTCTTTTAAAAAGCATA gtTAAATTCAAAAAAGATTGTGGTACAGATAACATTTGTGAGACAGATATGAAATTAGACGTTAATCCAAAATATAATTATGGAAAGAGAGATTCCTTGGTCAGAGGACCAGAAGCAGGCTTTCATTTAGATGTTAATGTAACTAACTTGAGAGAATCCTCGTATGGAACATTATTGAAGATTGATGCACCTAATTACATCAGCTATTTGAAGGTCAAAACACATTCAGTACCCCCTGTGAGATGTTCACCACGTAACATTGACGAGACCAAATCTATACTAGAATGTGAATTATCTGATTTAGAACAGCCGTTTGTGACGGGTAGAGTTGACAGATTTACTATTTATTTTGAAGCTCGTTATGCTCCTGTTGCTGTCAATAATTTTGACGTAAACATAAATCTAGAAACCAAAAGTGAAGATATAAACAAGTCAAATAATAAGAAAGTACTACAAATGAAAGTTGAGTCATTTGCTGACATAGCATTTGATGG GGTTGGCAATCCAGAATTGTTTGTAACTAGCAAAACTAAAGTGGATAAAGTTACACATAGATTTGATTTTACCAACAATGGACCTAGTATCCTGGAGTCTCACAAGGGGTCTCATTCAGTATTTACTGTCAAATACCCTAGTGTAGTTATTGACCAGAAATCTATCCTGAAAGTAACTGAACTG AATTTTGTTGTTCCTAGCAAAACATTGTATTTTGATTGTGGACCATCTATAATAAAGACATTAGTTCCAGTTACTTCCAGATTGAACTCTACTCTAACTTATAAGTTAACACAAAGAAATGAAGCAATGGAGAATAGTTTAAACTAT AATTGTGAATTAGGTGGCTGTAAGATGGTTGAATGTGAAATTTCCCCACTGGACGTGAAAGCTTTTGTCACAATAAAGTTAACTTATGATATGGACGTAGATATATTAGCTAAAGTCAAG AGTCGGAGTTCGAAAGTAGAGAGTTTATCTGTAGCATCTATAGCAACAGCATCTATGCAACCAAATATTGGATTAACATCGCCTCTTAGCCATTCAGCTTTG gccAAGACAGATGTTGTACCAGCAGAACAGAAGAAGGAGAGTGTTGAGTGGTGGGTGGTGTTATTACCAATCGTATTAGCACTGATTGTATTGGCCAtagttatttttgtattttggaaG TTTGGATTCTTTAAACGAAAACATTTAGATGAAATTGCAAACAGAAAGAAATCTCAAAAATACGTAGAACCAAAAAGTGATGAAGAGAAATTAATAGAGGAGAATGGCAAAGATAAAGAAAAAGAGGCGCTTAATGAAACAAAGGAAGAAGGACCTCCAGTTGAT aaAAATGATTCAGTGTGTGCCAGTGATGTACAGGTTTGGTG
- the LOC143065183 gene encoding integrin alpha-9-like isoform X2 translates to MWKTYISCCSFVIIFHFISDVLSFNLNIDLAKTFQGNPSGYFGYTTDFLLTRESPPKKWILVGAPTSQDKFQTNVNKPGALFKCDPNGISSSCEQIEIGRGGNVEDTDYAGNQIYHGKDNGWLGGSLAVGDAVLICAPRWQNNIETLENQSPLSHMNGICYEIPRVLDTFTIGKYPFLSKDKDQRTLNESHYYYHYMHGMMGMSAQYTGDTDEIMLIGAPGLRDASGGLVEFGNNVVKIASESYDQERNNDYFGYALTSGKFLGDGANYIALGGPRGNSGTGQVKIVKLVNTSYYEVKAIVNGVEPGSYFGSVLCAVDVDNTKNSDVLVVGAPFYGNLTQINIDVNNINEDEGKVYVYGFDRTNGMFKELQQLSGSNTKNSRFGSAICSPGDINNDGALDIAIGAPFEEDGKGAIYIFNGYQGKFWHRPSQIIKASSINSNLKEFGMYLSQFNMDVDDNLYNDLVIGAPGSDSVVMLKSNPTISMEVSLKTSLINPVNVIQDDDERFAIQVCFKYTGDKSSPPDVIVNYTVFIDNSMTQQGIQERILAEDGSYTVAGDKKVIKGYEIPQCSNNYTVVIQKYRVKDIVTPVTFVVKYAIKHQSGTGLNCSTSPCPVISVFDAKRQVPDADFFIEERIETTFLLKSIVKFKKDCGTDNICETDMKLDVNPKYNYGKRDSLVRGPEAGFHLDVNVTNLRESSYGTLLKIDAPNYISYLKVKTHSVPPVRCSPRNIDETKSILECELSDLEQPFVTGRVDRFTIYFEARYAPVAVNNFDVNINLETKSEDINKSNNKKVLQMKVESFADIAFDGVGNPELFVTSKTKVDKVTHRFDFTNNGPSILESHKGSHSVFTVKYPSVVIDQKSILKVTELNFVVPSKTLYFDCGPSIIKTLVPVTSRLNSTLTYKLTQRNEAMENSLNYNCELGGCKMVECEISPLDVKAFVTIKLTYDMDVDILAKVKSRSSKVESLSVASIATASMQPNIGLTSPLSHSALAKTDVVPAEQKKESVEWWVVLLPIVLALIVLAIVIFVFWKFGFFKRKHLDEIANRKKSQKYVEPKSDEEKLIEENGKDKEKEALNETKEEGPPVDKNDSVCASDVQVW, encoded by the exons GAAATGTTGAAGACACAGATTATGCTGGAAATCAGATTTACCATGGAAAAGATAACGGATGGCTAGGTGGTTCTCTCGCTGTTGGTGATGCTGTTTTG ATTTGTGCTCCAAGATGGCAAAATAACATTGAAACGCTTGAAAACCAAAGTCCTTTGTCCCACATGAATGGTATTTGCTATGAAATCCCAAGAGTTTTGGACACTTTTACCATAGGCAAATATCCATTCTTGTCAAAAGATAAAGATCAAAGAACCTTAAATGAGTCACATTATTATTACCATTATATGCATGGTATGATGGGAATGTCTGCACAATATACGGGAGAT actGATGAAATAATGTTGATTGGTGCACCAGGCTTACGTGATGCATCGG gtGGTCTTGTTGAATTTGGGAACAATGTGGTAAAAATAGCATCAGAATCATATGATCAGGAGAGAAACAATGATTATTTTG GTTATGCTCTAACATCAGGGAAGTTTTTAGGAGATGGTGCTAATTATATTGCTTTAGGTGGTCCACGAGGTAATAGTGGGACAGGACAG gTAAAAATTGTGAAGTTGGTAAATACTTCGTATTATGAAGTGAAAGCTATAGTCAATGGAGTAGAG CCAGGAAGTTATTTTGGGAGTGTGCTGTGTGCTGTTGATGTGGATAACACAAAGAATAGTGATGTTCTGGTTGTTGGAGCACCATTTTATGGTAACCTCACACAAATCAATATTGACGTAAATAATATCAACGAGGATGAAGGAAAAGTTTATGTGTATGGTTTTGATAGGACAAAT GGTATGTTCAAAGAATTGCAACAGCTGAGTGGATCTAACACTAAGAACTCCAGATTTGGCTCAGCTATTTGTAGTCCAGGAGATATTAACAATGATGGGGCTTTAG acaTTGCCATAGGAGCTCCATTTGAGGAGGATGGAAAAGGTGCTATATATATCTTTAACGGTTATCAAGGGAAATTCTGGCATCGACCATCACAGATAATAAAGGCTAGTTCAATAAACAGCAACCTGAAAGAGTTTGGAATGTATTTGTCACAGTTTAATATGGATGTGGATGATAATTTATACAATG ATCTGGTAATAGGAGCTCCAGGATCTGATAGTGTTGTTATGTTAAAATCTAATCCCACTATATCGATGGAAGTCAGTCTTAAAACTAGTCTTATTAATCCAGTTAATGTCATACAAGATGATGATGAGAGGTTTGCCATCCAAGTCTGTTTCAAATATACCGGAGATAAAAGTTCACCACCAGATGTCA TTGTGAACTACactgtttttattgacaacagtaTGACTCAACAAGGAATACAAGAAAGGATTCTAGCAGAAGATGGGAGTTATACTGTGGCAGGTGACAAGAAGGTCATCAAAGGTTATGAAATACCACAATGTTCTAATAATTATACAGTTGTAATACAG aaatATAGAGTAAAAGATATTGTGACCCCGGTGACCTTTGTTGTCAAATATGCCATTAAGCACCAATCAGGAACaggtttgaattgttctacaagTCCATGTCCAGTTATTAGTGTGTTTGATGCTAAGAGACAGGTTCCTGATGCAGATTTCTTCATAGAAGAG AGGATTGAAACTACATTTCTTTTAAAAAGCATA gtTAAATTCAAAAAAGATTGTGGTACAGATAACATTTGTGAGACAGATATGAAATTAGACGTTAATCCAAAATATAATTATGGAAAGAGAGATTCCTTGGTCAGAGGACCAGAAGCAGGCTTTCATTTAGATGTTAATGTAACTAACTTGAGAGAATCCTCGTATGGAACATTATTGAAGATTGATGCACCTAATTACATCAGCTATTTGAAGGTCAAAACACATTCAGTACCCCCTGTGAGATGTTCACCACGTAACATTGACGAGACCAAATCTATACTAGAATGTGAATTATCTGATTTAGAACAGCCGTTTGTGACGGGTAGAGTTGACAGATTTACTATTTATTTTGAAGCTCGTTATGCTCCTGTTGCTGTCAATAATTTTGACGTAAACATAAATCTAGAAACCAAAAGTGAAGATATAAACAAGTCAAATAATAAGAAAGTACTACAAATGAAAGTTGAGTCATTTGCTGACATAGCATTTGATGG GGTTGGCAATCCAGAATTGTTTGTAACTAGCAAAACTAAAGTGGATAAAGTTACACATAGATTTGATTTTACCAACAATGGACCTAGTATCCTGGAGTCTCACAAGGGGTCTCATTCAGTATTTACTGTCAAATACCCTAGTGTAGTTATTGACCAGAAATCTATCCTGAAAGTAACTGAACTG AATTTTGTTGTTCCTAGCAAAACATTGTATTTTGATTGTGGACCATCTATAATAAAGACATTAGTTCCAGTTACTTCCAGATTGAACTCTACTCTAACTTATAAGTTAACACAAAGAAATGAAGCAATGGAGAATAGTTTAAACTAT AATTGTGAATTAGGTGGCTGTAAGATGGTTGAATGTGAAATTTCCCCACTGGACGTGAAAGCTTTTGTCACAATAAAGTTAACTTATGATATGGACGTAGATATATTAGCTAAAGTCAAG AGTCGGAGTTCGAAAGTAGAGAGTTTATCTGTAGCATCTATAGCAACAGCATCTATGCAACCAAATATTGGATTAACATCGCCTCTTAGCCATTCAGCTTTG gccAAGACAGATGTTGTACCAGCAGAACAGAAGAAGGAGAGTGTTGAGTGGTGGGTGGTGTTATTACCAATCGTATTAGCACTGATTGTATTGGCCAtagttatttttgtattttggaaG TTTGGATTCTTTAAACGAAAACATTTAGATGAAATTGCAAACAGAAAGAAATCTCAAAAATACGTAGAACCAAAAAGTGATGAAGAGAAATTAATAGAGGAGAATGGCAAAGATAAAGAAAAAGAGGCGCTTAATGAAACAAAGGAAGAAGGACCTCCAGTTGAT aaAAATGATTCAGTGTGTGCCAGTGATGTACAGGTTTGGTG
- the LOC143065183 gene encoding integrin alpha-9-like isoform X4 — protein sequence MWKTYISCCSFVIIFHFISDVLSFNLNIDLAKTFQGNPSGYFGYTTDFLLTRESPPKKWILVGAPTSQDKFQTNVNKPGALFKCDPNGISSSCEQIEIGRGGNVEDTDYAGNQIYHGKDNGWLGGSLAVGDAVLICAPRWQNNIETLENQSPLSHMNGICYEIPRVLDTFTIGKYPFLSKDKDQRTLNESHYYYHYMHGMMGMSAQYTGDTDEIMLIGAPGLRDASGGLVEFGNNVVKIASESYDQERNNDYFGYALTSGKFLGDGANYIALGGPRGNSGTGQVKIVKLVNTSYYEVKAIVNGVEPGSYFGSVLCAVDVDNTKNSDVLVVGAPFYGNLTQINIDVNNINEDEGKVYVYGFDRTNGMFKELQQLSGSNTKNSRFGSAICSPGDINNDGALDIAIGAPFEEDGKGAIYIFNGYQGKFWHRPSQIIKASSINSNLKEFGMYLSQFNMDVDDNLYNDLVIGAPGSDSVVMLKSNPTISMEVSLKTSLINPVNVIQDDDERFAIQVCFKYTGDKSSPPDVIVNYTVFIDNSMTQQGIQERILAEDGSYTVAGDKKVIKGYEIPQCSNNYTVVIQKYRVKDIVTPVTFVVKYAIKHQSGTGLNCSTSPCPVISVFDAKRQVPDADFFIEEVKFKKDCGTDNICETDMKLDVNPKYNYGKRDSLVRGPEAGFHLDVNVTNLRESSYGTLLKIDAPNYISYLKVKTHSVPPVRCSPRNIDETKSILECELSDLEQPFVTGRVDRFTIYFEARYAPVAVNNFDVNINLETKSEDINKSNNKKVLQMKVESFADIAFDGVGNPELFVTSKTKVDKVTHRFDFTNNGPSILESHKGSHSVFTVKYPSVVIDQKSILKVTELNFVVPSKTLYFDCGPSIIKTLVPVTSRLNSTLTYKLTQRNEAMENSLNYNCELGGCKMVECEISPLDVKAFVTIKLTYDMDVDILAKVKSRSSKVESLSVASIATASMQPNIGLTSPLSHSALAKTDVVPAEQKKESVEWWVVLLPIVLALIVLAIVIFVFWKFGFFKRKHLDEIANRKKSQKYVEPKSDEEKLIEENGKDKEKEALNETKEEGPPVDKNDSVCASDVQVWCTDL from the exons GAAATGTTGAAGACACAGATTATGCTGGAAATCAGATTTACCATGGAAAAGATAACGGATGGCTAGGTGGTTCTCTCGCTGTTGGTGATGCTGTTTTG ATTTGTGCTCCAAGATGGCAAAATAACATTGAAACGCTTGAAAACCAAAGTCCTTTGTCCCACATGAATGGTATTTGCTATGAAATCCCAAGAGTTTTGGACACTTTTACCATAGGCAAATATCCATTCTTGTCAAAAGATAAAGATCAAAGAACCTTAAATGAGTCACATTATTATTACCATTATATGCATGGTATGATGGGAATGTCTGCACAATATACGGGAGAT actGATGAAATAATGTTGATTGGTGCACCAGGCTTACGTGATGCATCGG gtGGTCTTGTTGAATTTGGGAACAATGTGGTAAAAATAGCATCAGAATCATATGATCAGGAGAGAAACAATGATTATTTTG GTTATGCTCTAACATCAGGGAAGTTTTTAGGAGATGGTGCTAATTATATTGCTTTAGGTGGTCCACGAGGTAATAGTGGGACAGGACAG gTAAAAATTGTGAAGTTGGTAAATACTTCGTATTATGAAGTGAAAGCTATAGTCAATGGAGTAGAG CCAGGAAGTTATTTTGGGAGTGTGCTGTGTGCTGTTGATGTGGATAACACAAAGAATAGTGATGTTCTGGTTGTTGGAGCACCATTTTATGGTAACCTCACACAAATCAATATTGACGTAAATAATATCAACGAGGATGAAGGAAAAGTTTATGTGTATGGTTTTGATAGGACAAAT GGTATGTTCAAAGAATTGCAACAGCTGAGTGGATCTAACACTAAGAACTCCAGATTTGGCTCAGCTATTTGTAGTCCAGGAGATATTAACAATGATGGGGCTTTAG acaTTGCCATAGGAGCTCCATTTGAGGAGGATGGAAAAGGTGCTATATATATCTTTAACGGTTATCAAGGGAAATTCTGGCATCGACCATCACAGATAATAAAGGCTAGTTCAATAAACAGCAACCTGAAAGAGTTTGGAATGTATTTGTCACAGTTTAATATGGATGTGGATGATAATTTATACAATG ATCTGGTAATAGGAGCTCCAGGATCTGATAGTGTTGTTATGTTAAAATCTAATCCCACTATATCGATGGAAGTCAGTCTTAAAACTAGTCTTATTAATCCAGTTAATGTCATACAAGATGATGATGAGAGGTTTGCCATCCAAGTCTGTTTCAAATATACCGGAGATAAAAGTTCACCACCAGATGTCA TTGTGAACTACactgtttttattgacaacagtaTGACTCAACAAGGAATACAAGAAAGGATTCTAGCAGAAGATGGGAGTTATACTGTGGCAGGTGACAAGAAGGTCATCAAAGGTTATGAAATACCACAATGTTCTAATAATTATACAGTTGTAATACAG aaatATAGAGTAAAAGATATTGTGACCCCGGTGACCTTTGTTGTCAAATATGCCATTAAGCACCAATCAGGAACaggtttgaattgttctacaagTCCATGTCCAGTTATTAGTGTGTTTGATGCTAAGAGACAGGTTCCTGATGCAGATTTCTTCATAGAAGAG gtTAAATTCAAAAAAGATTGTGGTACAGATAACATTTGTGAGACAGATATGAAATTAGACGTTAATCCAAAATATAATTATGGAAAGAGAGATTCCTTGGTCAGAGGACCAGAAGCAGGCTTTCATTTAGATGTTAATGTAACTAACTTGAGAGAATCCTCGTATGGAACATTATTGAAGATTGATGCACCTAATTACATCAGCTATTTGAAGGTCAAAACACATTCAGTACCCCCTGTGAGATGTTCACCACGTAACATTGACGAGACCAAATCTATACTAGAATGTGAATTATCTGATTTAGAACAGCCGTTTGTGACGGGTAGAGTTGACAGATTTACTATTTATTTTGAAGCTCGTTATGCTCCTGTTGCTGTCAATAATTTTGACGTAAACATAAATCTAGAAACCAAAAGTGAAGATATAAACAAGTCAAATAATAAGAAAGTACTACAAATGAAAGTTGAGTCATTTGCTGACATAGCATTTGATGG GGTTGGCAATCCAGAATTGTTTGTAACTAGCAAAACTAAAGTGGATAAAGTTACACATAGATTTGATTTTACCAACAATGGACCTAGTATCCTGGAGTCTCACAAGGGGTCTCATTCAGTATTTACTGTCAAATACCCTAGTGTAGTTATTGACCAGAAATCTATCCTGAAAGTAACTGAACTG AATTTTGTTGTTCCTAGCAAAACATTGTATTTTGATTGTGGACCATCTATAATAAAGACATTAGTTCCAGTTACTTCCAGATTGAACTCTACTCTAACTTATAAGTTAACACAAAGAAATGAAGCAATGGAGAATAGTTTAAACTAT AATTGTGAATTAGGTGGCTGTAAGATGGTTGAATGTGAAATTTCCCCACTGGACGTGAAAGCTTTTGTCACAATAAAGTTAACTTATGATATGGACGTAGATATATTAGCTAAAGTCAAG AGTCGGAGTTCGAAAGTAGAGAGTTTATCTGTAGCATCTATAGCAACAGCATCTATGCAACCAAATATTGGATTAACATCGCCTCTTAGCCATTCAGCTTTG gccAAGACAGATGTTGTACCAGCAGAACAGAAGAAGGAGAGTGTTGAGTGGTGGGTGGTGTTATTACCAATCGTATTAGCACTGATTGTATTGGCCAtagttatttttgtattttggaaG TTTGGATTCTTTAAACGAAAACATTTAGATGAAATTGCAAACAGAAAGAAATCTCAAAAATACGTAGAACCAAAAAGTGATGAAGAGAAATTAATAGAGGAGAATGGCAAAGATAAAGAAAAAGAGGCGCTTAATGAAACAAAGGAAGAAGGACCTCCAGTTGAT aaAAATGATTCAGTGTGTGCCAGTGATGTACAGGTTTGGTG